TATAGAAAGTTATGCATATCGATTCTGTaccatttatttattttataaaaaggaacaattatttataaatttaattaatagtTTTTGTTTTGGGTTCAGATTCTTTGGATCTGAATTTAAAAGTCTATATAAATATCGAAAAATTATAAGTAATTTGGTTTATAAAgacaattaaaaaatggatttttgtgtaatattataatataaatatatggatTTTAATAATCCATATAAAACAATGTTGTATCGTTGACTTATTTGATTTcgaattataattttcttttctataattctaaaaatatattagtattcATTATTTGGAATTCGAAAACAGTTCCAAAGAGAAAATTTAagagagaaaaaaataaagagaaaataaatcattaatAGATGATTTAGAGGATGattattgatatatttaatggTTTCTAAGCTTGATAATAACAATGGGGAGttgtatatgcataatgaaaataaggGAAATAGTACAAGAAAAATactaatttatatatttctacatataaaaggattatcaatattaatatgaacAGGGagaataaagaaatatttttcacaaattataatgattatatttatgacGTTCgccaaaataaatatatgcatcCTTATGTTAAAACGatttaaagaaattatatagaaagtaaactttattaaaaaatgtggttatggaaataaattaaaatagaCATCATATATGAaagcatatttattttattaataatgtaTTACAACATTAAAAtgatcaaaaatattatgaggATTGCACACTATTTCTTGAAAATTATGGTAGTTTATCTCTTAATAGTTAGTATTTgtgataaattaattattctAATTAATAAATCTTCAAAAATAGTggtattaatattaatctgtgaacaaaaaacaaaaatggataaatatataaaaggaaatattATAGTTTTATGCGGATGAacatcatatattataaatatttacatttatataaatggtatgtattttttataagtgATAAAATAGGATAAcgaaataacaaaataaatcgtggaataaaattattaagttataaaaattcgTAGATTGCTTACAGAGTTGAGATAGGTAATATCAACGCAatccctttttttttgaattataaATCCAGATAAATTAACAAACATTTTTGTCAATTCTCCATTTCtaatatcattttctgAATAAATTTTTGGTTTGAATAAGTTTGCACTTTCTACAATAGtgtttgtatatttttttttatcgaCACTGTTATAGTCATTTACATCAGATGATGTATAGACAATTATAGTTGTGTCGTCTGATACCTAAAAATgaatcaaaaatatatatatgttttgcATAAATTACACTATATAATGtgtaaattttcatttttagaGGGATGAACTAAAACAAATGTTTCCTTACTTGAACTTTTTTTGCTAAAGCATAGTAATATCCATGGAACGATATAGCATCATTTTTGTAACGCTGTTGGATCATCATTAAATTTGGAGAGTATGCACGTGCAactttttctaaaaaaaattatatgtttaCATAAATGTAAATTAGGACATTACGAAAAATAACGAGTAAGAGATAAAAAAACAGTATTATAGAATattggaaataataaaagatgaAATATTGGATATTGGGAATCGTATATTAAATTGATTGATTATTTGGTTAATACCTTTAACAATTTGATCACCAACATATTTGGCATTTGAATTCCATAACATgcttattatataattatactAATGAACAGGGAaaaagcatatatatatatatatatgtaataattattttttaattttaactTAATATTATGACTTAAAAATGCTTCCTTGTTAATTCATACCTTGTCTGGGTATTTGATTTTAtgattaaatttaaaaattaatgtatTTCTATGTTTCTTATAATATGCAATTGAATCCTTACTGAATTTATGATATAATTTGTAATCATCCGTACTTGCAGCATGGTATTGTAATAACAGTTCAGCTTCATTCATAACCTTTTCTGCTATTTCAATTTCTTCAGG
The sequence above is a segment of the Plasmodium berghei ANKA genome assembly, chromosome: 1 genome. Coding sequences within it:
- a CDS encoding fam-a protein, which codes for MSKGYIKIIFSLLISSVYMSNKTFAAEANSGIEALRRFARPPSMSIFPNDYSEGTIEEQSFNSCVYPEEIEIAEKVMNEAELLLQYHAASTDDYKLYHKFSKDSIAYYKKHRNTLIFKFNHKIKYPDKYNYIISMLWNSNAKYVGDQIVKEKVARAYSPNLMMIQQRYKNDAISFHGYYYALAKKVQVSDDTTIIVYTSSDVNDYNSVDKKKYTNTIVESANLFKPKIYSENDIRNGELTKMFVNLSGFIIQKKRDCVDITYLNSININTTIFEDLLIRIINLSQILTIKR